The DNA sequence GGCCTATGGCACGGTGCTGACATTAGTTTTTTCTTCTGGGGTTTTTATCTTGGAGTTTGCCTCTGGATAGAACGAATCCTGTTTAAACATAATATTCGAATTCCTTCTGAAGCCTGGCCGGTAAATTTTCTTCGACACATTGTAATTTTTACCTTATTTTCCATGAGTGGTATCTTTTTTCGAGCCGGAATGGAAATCGGAATCCATAGCGAAAGATCTTCCCTGGCCATTGCCCTGTCCTACTTTAAGGGAATGCTCAGCTTTCAAAGCGGACAAAGATTATTTCGTCTGGAAGAAATTTATTTATACGTATTCTTAGCTCTCGGTTTTAATTTTATACAGTATAAGGAAACCTTCTCTGAAAAAATAGAAAACTTAGCCTTTAAAGCCATACCTGCATTTTCCCTTCTGGTTCTTCTACTTCTGGGAATTTTTGGAGATGGTGGAGGAGATTTTATTTATTTTCAATTTTAAATTTATTATAGGTATAGGATTCTATCTTTACCTTATTTTTAGTAGTGTGAACTGCTCCACAAGCTCGGATGAGTGGATTCGTTCCCTGCCCAAAGAAAGAAAAGCTCCCTCCTTTTCCTATTCCGGCATCTGGATTCGAGAAGGAAGGCAAAGGGCTGCTGTAAATTCTGCCTATCACAGCGACCTTAGCAGAGAAACAATTCGACTTTATCCGGGAACTGAAAAAAAATTCGAAAAAACCTATCTGAGAACAGAAATCCTTAGAGGAATTAAAACCAGCATTTTAATAAAAAGTAGCGGAGTCTATGAAATAAGCGGAAACTGGTTACTCTTGCATACCCTGGAAATAGAAACCCAACAACAGGGAGATGGAAAAAACGAACAAACAAAGAAAAAGTTTGACCATAAACTCTTATATTACTATAGTATTAAGGAAGAGGCCTTAGTTCCCATGCTTTATGAACAGGGCTATATAGAGCTAAATTATGGTATCAAAGATGGTGTTCGAGAAATTTACAATGAATCAGATGAAAACTTTCATCACTTTATCCACAATTTTACCGTCAAGGAATACCATTCTCATGCCTATTTTCAGGAAAAATAAGAAAAATGGACGATAAAGAAAATAGGAACCCGGAAATGTTTGCAAACCTGAATGATGAAATTAAAGGACTCATATTTCCCAGAGATATTAAAGATGAGAATTATGAAGTTGCCTCAAGGATTCGACACGCTTATTCGCTTGGAGGAGATTTATACAGCCAGTTAATTGATAAAAATGGAAATTACTGGTTTGCTATCGGAGATGCTTCCGGTCACGATTTAAATTCTCATTTATTCAGCATGATGCTTATGGTGCAGCTCAGCTATTACATCAACCTTCTGGAAACTCCACGAGAAGTCTCAAATGCCATTAATCACTACCTTCAACAAAAGAGAAAAAGTGCCGCTTCTGATATTACATCCTATGCCTCTCTCGCTATCTTAAAAGCAGATCAAGAAGGGAACTTTACCCACTATGGACAACATCCCAACTTTATCCTATTTCAATCAGAAGAAAAAAAAGCAGAAATTATTGTCACCTCAGGACGTTTTATAGGCTTAGAAATGGAAGAGAACAGGCTTAATGACCTTGAAGGACATTTCCGGATGAAAAAGGGCGACAAACTTTACCTGTTTACCGATGGAATTTTCGAACAGAGAAATGAAGAAGGTAAATATTTCGGTTACAGCCTCTACCAATTCATCAGTCATCATTCAGAAGGCATAGTAGAGAATGTGGCAGACAGACTTTTTCAAGAACTCGATACCTTCTCCGGAAATAAACTCGACGATGATATGACCCTGATGCTCATATCTCGTAAATAGTCTACTAATATCTGATTGATATGGAGGGTAAGGAAGGAGATAAACTTAAGAAACTGGGTTTCCAGGATTCTTACCTCGAAGATCTCGACTCCGGGTATTCACACGAGTTCACAATAGGCAGAATTTCCAAAGTTCTAAAGAATAAATACTTCCTTCATGAAGGAAAAACTGAATTTCCTGCTGAATTAACCGGCTCCCTTCTATTCTCCAGTGTAACAGAATCTGATTTACCCCTGGTTGGAGATTTCGTTTTGTTTAAGAAGGTAGATGAATCGCTCTGTATCATTGAACGGGTTCTGAAGCGAAAGAACTTCCTACAAAGGAAATCCTCAGGCCGGGAAATTTCCTATCAACCGATTGCCGCCAATATTGATTACGCATTTATCATGCAATCTTTAGATAATAACTTCAATCCCAACCGGATCGAAAGATATTTAAGCATTATAAATGATTCTAATATTACTCCTATAATCCTTCTCAGTAAAGAAGATTTAATTTCCCAGGATCAATCTAAAGAAATTCTCTCCGAACTCAAAAGCCTTTATCCAGACTATTCCATCCTCTCCTTATCCAGGGCTTATCCGGAAAGCATCGAGACGTTAAAAGAAATTCTAGTAGCCACAAAGACTTATATTATTCTCGGTTCCTCCGGTGTGGGAAAAACCAGCCTGTTAAATTCTCTGGATGAAAGGCATCAATTCAAAACAAAAGAACTCAGTGACTCTTCTCAAAAAGGAAAGCATACAACAACCAATCGATATTTTACTATATTAGATAATGGAGCTATATTTATAGATACTCCGGGAATGAGAGAAATCTCCAATTTCGCTTACCGGGAAGGAATTGGTAAAACTTTTCAAAACATTGTTTCTTTTGAAAAAGAATGTAAATTTAATAATTGCACCCATACAACAGAGCCGGGTTGTGCAGTTTTAAAAGCTCTGAGTTCTGGCTTAA is a window from the Leptospiraceae bacterium genome containing:
- a CDS encoding serine/threonine-protein phosphatase, producing the protein MDDKENRNPEMFANLNDEIKGLIFPRDIKDENYEVASRIRHAYSLGGDLYSQLIDKNGNYWFAIGDASGHDLNSHLFSMMLMVQLSYYINLLETPREVSNAINHYLQQKRKSAASDITSYASLAILKADQEGNFTHYGQHPNFILFQSEEKKAEIIVTSGRFIGLEMEENRLNDLEGHFRMKKGDKLYLFTDGIFEQRNEEGKYFGYSLYQFISHHSEGIVENVADRLFQELDTFSGNKLDDDMTLMLISRK
- the rsgA gene encoding ribosome small subunit-dependent GTPase A gives rise to the protein MEGKEGDKLKKLGFQDSYLEDLDSGYSHEFTIGRISKVLKNKYFLHEGKTEFPAELTGSLLFSSVTESDLPLVGDFVLFKKVDESLCIIERVLKRKNFLQRKSSGREISYQPIAANIDYAFIMQSLDNNFNPNRIERYLSIINDSNITPIILLSKEDLISQDQSKEILSELKSLYPDYSILSLSRAYPESIETLKEILVATKTYIILGSSGVGKTSLLNSLDERHQFKTKELSDSSQKGKHTTTNRYFTILDNGAIFIDTPGMREISNFAYREGIGKTFQNIVSFEKECKFNNCTHTTEPGCAVLKALSSGLIDSRQYDNFQKMLKEDEYLSSSYVDKRKKDKERGKLYRSILKNKPNKRS